In Leptospira saintgironsiae, one genomic interval encodes:
- a CDS encoding pyridoxal phosphate-dependent aminotransferase, whose translation MDLENAPRFSDRFEFIPGENDLYSLLESFKKAGQDWIDLTISNPTKVGLVYPREAILHSLEKPESLEYDPDPKGTLNARKSIASYYKEKGHTISEEDLFLTSSSSEAYSYLIKLLCNPGEEVLIPSPGYPLFEFLSLLDGAEFNSYKLDQSEGWKIDFEDLNSKITNKTKILFLVSPNNPTGSLLTSEEFEKLKVISKTKKITLVLDEVFSDYLHKENPHQIDFFHTDFPVFVVNGVSKILALPQMKLSWIHVGGPTNWKKECKERLEIISDTYLSVGTPIQLALPELFQWRNMIQSQVLRRIGRNLQVLESFHSSHPNIAYISPKGGWYAVLQSPSFLNDEEFSFRLLEKEKVLVHPGSMFGFEEDSGSIVISLISETELFQSGLEKISAFL comes from the coding sequence ATGGATTTGGAAAACGCTCCTCGCTTTAGCGACCGATTTGAATTCATTCCTGGGGAGAATGATCTATATTCTCTCTTAGAATCTTTTAAAAAAGCCGGACAAGACTGGATCGACCTTACTATTTCCAATCCTACAAAAGTTGGGCTTGTTTATCCAAGAGAAGCAATATTACATTCACTAGAAAAGCCGGAAAGTCTAGAGTATGATCCCGATCCGAAAGGAACTCTCAACGCTAGAAAATCGATCGCAAGTTATTATAAAGAAAAAGGTCATACTATCTCAGAGGAAGATTTATTCTTAACATCTTCTTCCTCCGAAGCGTATTCTTATTTAATAAAATTATTATGTAATCCGGGAGAAGAAGTTCTCATCCCTTCTCCTGGATATCCACTCTTTGAATTTTTATCCTTACTTGATGGAGCAGAATTTAATTCTTATAAGCTAGACCAAAGCGAAGGTTGGAAAATAGATTTCGAAGATTTAAATTCTAAGATCACTAATAAAACTAAAATTCTGTTCTTAGTTTCGCCTAATAACCCTACAGGAAGTCTGCTTACCTCGGAAGAATTCGAAAAATTAAAAGTCATTTCAAAAACCAAAAAGATAACATTGGTTTTAGATGAGGTATTCTCAGATTATCTTCACAAAGAAAATCCTCATCAAATCGATTTTTTTCATACTGATTTTCCGGTGTTCGTAGTAAATGGAGTTTCTAAGATACTTGCACTTCCCCAAATGAAACTTTCCTGGATCCATGTTGGAGGTCCCACTAACTGGAAAAAAGAATGTAAGGAAAGATTAGAGATCATTTCAGATACTTATCTTTCTGTTGGAACCCCTATCCAACTCGCTCTTCCTGAATTATTTCAGTGGAGAAATATGATCCAAAGCCAAGTGTTAAGAAGAATAGGTAGAAATCTTCAGGTTCTAGAAAGTTTTCATTCTTCTCATCCAAATATTGCTTACATATCTCCTAAAGGAGGCTGGTATGCAGTATTACAATCTCCATCCTTCTTAAACGATGAAGAATTCTCTTTTAGATTATTAGAAAAAGAGAAAGTGCTGGTTCACCCAGGTTCCATGTTCGGATTCGAAGAAGATTCAGGAAGTATAGTTATCAGTTTAATTTCTGAAACTGAATTGTTTCAGTCTGGACTCGAAAAAATCTCAGCGTTCTTATAG
- a CDS encoding DUF2905 domain-containing protein, whose translation MEPLGKTFLWIGAFFLIIGAIIIFGSKLPFISSLGNLPGDFKIERENFRFYFPFATSILISVGLSLLLYLWNRFIH comes from the coding sequence ATGGAACCGCTAGGTAAAACATTTCTTTGGATCGGGGCATTCTTCCTGATTATTGGGGCCATTATCATTTTCGGCTCCAAACTTCCATTTATCTCTTCTCTTGGTAATCTACCTGGAGACTTCAAGATCGAAAGAGAAAATTTCAGATTCTATTTTCCTTTCGCAACTTCTATTCTGATCAGCGTCGGACTTTCACTTCTTCTGTATCTTTGGAACAGATTTATACATTAA
- a CDS encoding FAD-dependent oxidoreductase has translation MSGKIYEWKNLGESKEIRTEVLVIGTGCGGATVAYELAKAGKKVTLIEEGGYYHTGSFDNHELNMAGKVSAERNMATTADGTVNIVYGKNVGGASVHYWADSYRTPNDRLELWKDKFGILGHSAEDLEPFWKELDDTLNVHPAKEENYNRMNQLVRKASKELGWEGNPVPQARKNCQKSGHCMQGCMFGAKQSQLITHIPMAIALGADLYADTKALELEYEGDKVVGLEAVVIDRPSQKESEVKLRFKADTVVVAAGGFGSSTFLLKNGLKKKLPALGEFLAINPSPFVHALYKESIIQWRNIPSAYGVEEFRLARYAGGTYREGGYLIMANQLQPGAIGALVPGFGEEHFEIMKELPRLGGTIGWIDDPDTELGRIEIKSGGKREVQYSFGPLTKEILKDCIRKQVILNFKAGAYKVILPDLKRTVLTKPEEVNVVESLPLTPASMAMAAPHPAGGCRMGLDPKTSVVDWKHKVHGISNLYVSDSSVFPTAVSVDPSYTIMAFSKRAAQFISEKKS, from the coding sequence ATGTCGGGTAAAATTTATGAATGGAAAAATTTAGGCGAATCCAAAGAGATCCGCACTGAAGTTTTAGTGATCGGGACAGGTTGTGGAGGTGCAACTGTTGCTTACGAACTAGCTAAGGCGGGAAAGAAGGTAACCTTAATAGAAGAAGGAGGTTACTACCATACAGGATCCTTTGATAATCATGAATTGAATATGGCTGGCAAAGTTTCTGCAGAAAGAAATATGGCCACCACTGCAGATGGAACAGTAAATATAGTGTATGGGAAAAATGTAGGCGGTGCATCAGTCCATTATTGGGCTGATAGTTATAGAACTCCTAATGACAGATTAGAACTTTGGAAAGATAAATTTGGAATACTAGGTCATAGCGCAGAAGATCTAGAACCTTTTTGGAAAGAGTTAGACGACACACTAAATGTCCATCCCGCCAAGGAAGAAAATTATAATAGAATGAACCAATTGGTTCGTAAAGCTTCCAAAGAATTAGGTTGGGAAGGAAATCCAGTTCCACAAGCTCGTAAGAACTGCCAAAAATCCGGGCATTGTATGCAAGGTTGTATGTTCGGAGCAAAACAAAGCCAACTAATCACTCATATTCCGATGGCAATAGCTTTAGGTGCAGATCTTTACGCGGATACTAAAGCATTAGAATTGGAATATGAAGGAGATAAGGTTGTCGGACTAGAAGCAGTTGTAATCGACAGACCTTCTCAAAAAGAATCCGAAGTGAAATTACGTTTTAAAGCGGACACAGTTGTCGTTGCTGCCGGAGGATTTGGAAGTTCTACATTTCTTCTTAAAAACGGACTCAAGAAAAAGTTACCAGCATTAGGAGAATTTTTAGCAATCAATCCTTCTCCATTTGTTCATGCTCTCTATAAAGAATCAATTATACAATGGAGAAATATTCCATCTGCATACGGGGTAGAAGAATTTAGACTCGCACGTTATGCAGGAGGAACATATAGAGAAGGCGGCTATCTAATTATGGCCAATCAATTGCAACCAGGAGCGATAGGTGCACTTGTCCCAGGATTCGGAGAAGAACATTTCGAGATCATGAAAGAACTTCCTAGACTAGGAGGAACCATAGGTTGGATAGACGATCCGGATACTGAGTTAGGGAGAATAGAAATTAAGTCAGGTGGTAAAAGAGAAGTCCAATACAGTTTCGGACCACTTACTAAAGAGATACTTAAAGATTGTATTCGCAAACAAGTCATTCTAAACTTTAAAGCGGGCGCTTACAAAGTAATACTTCCGGATCTAAAAAGAACTGTATTAACTAAACCAGAGGAAGTAAATGTTGTGGAGTCACTTCCATTAACTCCTGCTTCTATGGCGATGGCTGCTCCTCATCCTGCCGGAGGATGTAGAATGGGATTAGATCCTAAAACTTCAGTTGTGGATTGGAAACATAAGGTACATGGAATTTCGAATTTATATGTAAGCGATTCAAGTGTGTTTCCTACTGCGGTTTCTGTGGACCCAAGCTATACGATTATGGCATTCTCGAAAAGAGCTGCCCAATTTATTTCAGAGAAGAAGTCCTGA
- a CDS encoding ferredoxin, translated as MADKNDKVPENVPGKFYIDNSCVPCNDCLEEAPQLLKYTDDESKVYFHKQPASPEEAVAARKAMEICPVEAIGDDGE; from the coding sequence ATGGCAGATAAGAATGACAAAGTTCCGGAAAACGTTCCGGGAAAATTCTATATTGATAATAGCTGTGTGCCTTGTAACGACTGCTTGGAAGAGGCTCCTCAACTTTTGAAATATACCGACGATGAGTCTAAGGTATATTTCCATAAACAGCCTGCCAGTCCGGAAGAAGCGGTTGCCGCTCGTAAAGCTATGGAAATCTGTCCAGTAGAAGCGATCGGAGACGACGGAGAATAA
- a CDS encoding PAS domain-containing sensor histidine kinase has product MEERLGQEGIKLDQNQDLYRILIETSRELICLHDPEGIYLYVNPIIETLTGFKPEEMLGRNPYDFIHPDDRERILRDSHNPAKEGRPTVASQYRFLKKNGDYIWFETLTQPLRNKEGKVTHLNTTSRDVTDQVQLTESLQQEKKFSSIMSELAKVGAWESNIETGHLYWSSEIYKILERDPSLGIDRETVYRKYSYAEDMEKLRENNLRVYQKGETYSVEHRMVTETGRVIWVRTQGKPAYSEGRIVGVYGAMQDITLSKLVEEEIRLSEKKFSEAFHSSGNGIILLDKNGHFLELNQSFAKMIGYEPDELLFKSFQDITYPEDLNVGAEAFRKIIDGERNGAQFAKRYIHRKGHIVWVFITGVAVRKDSGELMFIVAQIQDISRKRILENILREKNARLRSVGTHLKERISQLEEFNQIVSHNMRSPIGNISTLVKFLEEAETEEERVEYMDYLKTTSDQLLTTLNEIVEVIKIRQSPKVVSEEILFESVFSRVKAMFLGQILECDAEIIADFSESPSIVYPPVYLESIFLNLLSNSLKYRCESPHPVIRFRTYWSHGNHVLEVQDNGLGIDLNKHGDQIFKLHKRFHRNTDGRGLGLFMTKNQIESLGGEIHVESTPGQGTKFIIHLSKANEFAI; this is encoded by the coding sequence ATGGAAGAAAGACTAGGTCAGGAAGGAATCAAATTGGATCAAAACCAAGATTTGTACCGGATCTTGATCGAAACAAGCCGAGAACTGATCTGCTTACATGACCCAGAAGGGATTTATCTTTATGTAAATCCTATCATCGAGACTCTTACTGGTTTTAAACCGGAAGAGATGTTAGGGCGTAATCCTTACGATTTTATTCATCCCGATGACAGAGAGCGTATCCTAAGAGATTCTCATAATCCTGCAAAAGAGGGAAGACCTACAGTCGCTTCCCAATATCGTTTTTTAAAAAAGAATGGTGACTACATTTGGTTCGAAACCTTAACTCAGCCATTACGAAATAAAGAAGGCAAAGTTACTCACTTAAATACTACTTCCAGAGATGTTACTGACCAAGTGCAACTAACGGAGAGTTTGCAGCAGGAAAAAAAATTCTCCTCCATCATGTCGGAACTTGCAAAGGTAGGGGCTTGGGAATCAAATATTGAAACAGGCCATTTGTATTGGTCTTCTGAAATTTATAAGATCTTGGAAAGAGATCCTTCTCTAGGAATTGATAGGGAAACTGTTTATCGAAAATATTCTTATGCAGAAGATATGGAAAAGTTAAGAGAGAATAACTTACGAGTCTACCAAAAAGGTGAGACTTATTCTGTAGAACATAGGATGGTAACAGAAACTGGAAGAGTAATTTGGGTTCGTACCCAAGGTAAGCCTGCATATTCTGAAGGAAGAATCGTAGGTGTATACGGTGCGATGCAAGACATCACTCTTTCTAAATTGGTAGAAGAAGAGATCCGCTTAAGTGAAAAAAAATTCTCGGAAGCATTTCATAGTTCCGGTAATGGGATCATTCTATTAGATAAGAACGGACACTTTTTAGAACTCAATCAATCCTTCGCTAAGATGATAGGATACGAACCTGACGAACTTCTTTTCAAATCTTTCCAAGATATTACTTATCCTGAGGACTTAAACGTAGGTGCAGAAGCATTTCGTAAAATTATCGATGGAGAAAGAAACGGCGCTCAATTCGCAAAAAGATACATCCACAGAAAAGGACATATAGTTTGGGTATTTATTACTGGAGTTGCAGTTCGAAAAGATTCTGGAGAACTGATGTTCATCGTTGCTCAGATCCAGGATATCTCTCGTAAACGGATCTTAGAAAATATCCTAAGGGAAAAAAATGCAAGGCTTAGATCAGTAGGCACTCATTTAAAAGAAAGGATCTCCCAACTAGAAGAATTTAACCAGATTGTGTCCCATAATATGAGATCTCCGATCGGTAACATCTCCACGCTAGTAAAGTTTTTAGAAGAAGCGGAAACGGAAGAAGAGAGAGTCGAATACATGGACTATCTCAAGACAACCTCTGACCAATTACTTACAACATTAAACGAAATCGTAGAAGTTATTAAAATAAGACAAAGTCCAAAGGTTGTTTCAGAAGAAATCTTATTCGAGTCGGTATTTTCTAGAGTAAAGGCCATGTTTTTAGGCCAAATATTGGAATGTGATGCAGAAATCATTGCGGATTTTTCCGAATCTCCTTCAATTGTCTACCCTCCGGTATATTTGGAGAGTATATTCTTAAACCTACTTTCTAATTCTTTGAAATATAGATGTGAATCCCCTCATCCGGTGATCCGATTTAGGACCTATTGGTCTCACGGAAATCACGTTTTGGAAGTGCAGGATAACGGTTTAGGAATTGACTTAAATAAACATGGGGATCAAATTTTTAAATTACACAAAAGATTTCACCGAAACACGGACGGAAGAGGTTTGGGTCTGTTTATGACCAAAAACCAAATCGAATCCTTGGGTGGAGAAATCCATGTGGAAAGTACTCCCGGACAGGGCACGAAATTTATAATTCATCTTTCTAAAGCAAATGAATTCGCTATCTAA
- a CDS encoding response regulator: MNSLSKKQKLLLVDDDAIFVEIAKRTIEKTGAVESLKVFPDGEGAISFLKEHQSEPDIIPDFIFLDINMPFMDGWQFLDEYANFVNSLSKKPEIYMVSSSVDDSDLRRAKEIPLVKDYITKPVSLDSFKRILSNQP; this comes from the coding sequence ATGAATTCGCTATCTAAAAAACAAAAACTTTTACTCGTAGATGATGATGCGATCTTTGTTGAGATCGCTAAAAGAACCATCGAAAAGACCGGCGCTGTCGAAAGTTTAAAAGTATTTCCGGATGGAGAAGGTGCTATTAGCTTTTTGAAAGAACACCAGAGCGAGCCTGATATCATTCCTGATTTTATCTTTTTGGATATCAACATGCCGTTTATGGATGGCTGGCAATTTTTAGATGAGTATGCAAACTTTGTGAATTCGCTTAGCAAAAAGCCTGAAATTTACATGGTTAGCTCTTCTGTAGATGATTCTGATCTAAGAAGAGCCAAAGAAATTCCATTAGTAAAAGATTATATAACTAAGCCTGTGTCCCTGGATTCGTTTAAAAGAATACTATCTAATCAACCTTAA
- a CDS encoding NADP-dependent isocitrate dehydrogenase, with protein MSSKKKIAVAKGDGIGPEIMDATLKVLEAAGASIEPVFIDIGEQVYKKGHSAGIEPASWDILRDTKVFFKAPITTPQGGGYKSLNVTVRTTLGLFANVRPCISLYPYVDTKHPKLDVVIVRENEEDLYTGIEHKQTSDTVQCLKLISRPGSEKIIRYAFEYAKAYGRKKVTAMVKDNIMKQSDGLFHDIFKEIAKEYPDLEAASEIIDIGAAHLAERPQVYDVVVTLNLYGDIISDIVAQVAGSVGMAGSANIGEVVSMFEAIHGSAPDIAGKNIANPSGLINAAVMMLVHLGQPDIAAKIQNAWLLTIEEGIHTGDIYKAGVSRIKVGTKEFGEAVIGNLGHLPEKFKPISFGKAKAIHIPEYKRKALQKELVGVDVFLDWEPGTSEDLAKKLSAVSGDLKLRMITNRGVKVYPNGAPETFLTDHWRCRFVNPETPDSESGDGFIKIQPEQIAKLLLRISEAGLDSIQTDNLYKFQGKRAFSLGGGE; from the coding sequence ATGAGCTCGAAGAAAAAAATCGCTGTTGCTAAGGGAGATGGGATCGGTCCGGAAATTATGGACGCCACTCTTAAAGTCTTAGAAGCGGCGGGTGCGAGCATCGAACCGGTCTTTATAGATATCGGAGAACAAGTCTATAAAAAAGGCCATAGCGCAGGAATTGAACCTGCGTCTTGGGACATTCTCCGCGACACAAAAGTATTTTTTAAAGCTCCAATTACTACTCCTCAAGGAGGCGGCTACAAAAGTTTGAATGTAACCGTTCGGACCACCTTAGGACTTTTTGCTAACGTTAGACCCTGTATTTCACTTTATCCTTATGTAGATACAAAACATCCTAAATTAGATGTAGTCATCGTAAGAGAAAATGAAGAAGATCTTTATACTGGAATAGAACACAAACAAACTTCGGACACTGTCCAATGTTTAAAACTGATCTCGAGACCTGGATCAGAAAAGATCATACGTTATGCTTTTGAATACGCTAAAGCTTATGGCAGAAAAAAAGTAACTGCAATGGTAAAAGACAATATCATGAAACAGTCCGATGGATTGTTCCATGATATATTCAAAGAAATTGCAAAAGAATATCCTGATTTAGAAGCAGCAAGTGAGATCATAGATATTGGTGCGGCCCATTTAGCGGAAAGACCTCAGGTTTATGATGTTGTTGTGACATTAAACTTATATGGAGATATCATATCTGATATAGTCGCTCAAGTAGCTGGATCAGTTGGAATGGCAGGATCCGCAAATATTGGAGAAGTTGTCTCCATGTTCGAAGCAATCCACGGTTCTGCTCCTGACATCGCAGGAAAAAATATCGCAAACCCAAGTGGACTTATTAATGCAGCAGTGATGATGCTTGTTCACTTAGGACAGCCTGATATCGCAGCTAAAATACAAAACGCTTGGTTACTCACTATCGAAGAAGGAATTCATACTGGAGATATTTACAAAGCAGGAGTAAGTCGTATCAAAGTTGGTACTAAAGAATTCGGAGAAGCAGTTATTGGAAACCTTGGTCATCTTCCAGAAAAATTCAAACCAATCTCTTTCGGAAAAGCAAAGGCGATCCATATTCCAGAGTACAAAAGAAAAGCTCTTCAAAAAGAATTAGTGGGCGTGGATGTATTTTTAGATTGGGAGCCTGGAACTTCTGAGGACCTCGCTAAAAAACTAAGTGCAGTCTCTGGAGATTTAAAACTCAGAATGATCACCAACAGAGGAGTAAAAGTTTATCCTAATGGTGCTCCTGAAACTTTTTTAACAGATCATTGGAGATGTAGATTCGTAAATCCGGAAACTCCAGATAGCGAATCAGGGGATGGTTTTATAAAAATACAACCAGAACAGATCGCAAAATTATTACTTAGAATTTCAGAAGCTGGATTAGACAGTATCCAAACGGATAATTTATATAAGTTCCAAGGAAAAAGAGCATTTTCCTTAGGTGGCGGAGAATAA
- a CDS encoding molybdopterin molybdotransferase MoeA, translated as MISVQEALRLVESSASESSPENTNLENSLGKVLREKIYADRDYPPFHRATMDGFALKSEGFSEDRIYSYTRELHAGESFQLESGEEAIRIMTGAPVPEGFDLVIKIEDSEDLGISNGKKQVRFKTEKSSSFSNIAIKGEDLKIDQEILNEGILISAPVLSLLSSLGKYSIQTSKLPRVRVISTGNEIVGPGEIPKPWQIRDSNSYSIRSLLQKYGITPLSVTRVGDDPILLEKAVKEGLDSDLLILSGGVSMGNLDLVPKILETSGVKEVFHKVKIKPGKPIWFGKKNEQAVFGLPGNPFSVQVCFRIFVEAYIRKFLGLSLEKPIYLPFAGERKKKNKLTEFFPVSYETKVQTFLSEKKFNGSGDIRAGIFSDGLGVQFSETENLHEGDLLEFYPWA; from the coding sequence TTGATCTCCGTCCAAGAGGCACTCAGACTCGTAGAATCTTCTGCTAGTGAATCTTCTCCTGAAAATACAAACTTGGAAAATTCTCTTGGTAAAGTATTAAGAGAAAAGATCTACGCGGATAGAGATTATCCTCCTTTTCATAGAGCAACCATGGATGGATTTGCTTTAAAGTCAGAAGGTTTTTCAGAAGATCGAATTTATTCTTATACAAGAGAATTACATGCTGGAGAATCTTTCCAATTAGAAAGCGGAGAAGAAGCCATCCGCATAATGACAGGCGCCCCTGTTCCAGAAGGTTTCGATCTAGTTATTAAGATAGAAGATTCCGAAGATTTAGGAATTTCTAATGGAAAGAAGCAGGTCCGCTTTAAAACTGAAAAATCCAGCTCCTTCTCCAATATAGCAATCAAAGGAGAAGACCTAAAAATAGATCAAGAAATCTTAAACGAAGGAATATTGATCAGTGCTCCTGTTCTTTCTTTACTTTCTTCTTTAGGAAAATATTCCATTCAAACTTCTAAACTTCCTAGAGTGAGAGTAATCTCTACTGGAAACGAAATCGTAGGCCCTGGAGAAATTCCAAAACCTTGGCAGATCAGAGATTCTAATTCATATTCTATCAGATCTTTATTACAAAAATATGGTATAACTCCGTTGTCTGTTACTCGTGTGGGGGACGATCCAATCCTTTTAGAAAAAGCAGTAAAAGAAGGTTTAGATTCTGATCTTCTCATTCTCTCAGGTGGAGTTTCCATGGGAAACCTAGACCTAGTCCCGAAAATTCTAGAAACTTCCGGAGTGAAGGAAGTTTTTCATAAAGTAAAGATCAAACCTGGAAAACCAATATGGTTTGGTAAGAAGAATGAGCAGGCAGTCTTTGGTCTACCTGGGAATCCGTTCAGTGTCCAGGTTTGTTTCCGGATTTTTGTAGAAGCATATATACGAAAATTTTTAGGACTTTCTTTAGAGAAACCTATCTATCTGCCTTTTGCTGGAGAAAGAAAAAAGAAAAACAAACTGACCGAGTTCTTCCCGGTTTCTTATGAGACCAAAGTCCAAACCTTTTTATCTGAAAAGAAGTTTAACGGAAGCGGAGATATTCGAGCTGGAATTTTTTCGGACGGACTAGGAGTCCAATTTTCCGAAACGGAAAATCTGCATGAGGGAGATTTGTTGGAATTCTATCCTTGGGCCTAA
- the moaCB gene encoding bifunctional molybdenum cofactor biosynthesis protein MoaC/MoaB, with translation MNDITGKKTTLRTAQAEGFVFCKPETIIRIKENTLPKGDLFGVAKAAALLGSKKTSELIPHCHPVSIDSFQIEFEVISDKNAVRILTTAKSIGKTGIEMEALTGVSVASLVIYDLLKPIDKELEISSIRLLEKKGGKTDSQITKFAAGSKAGILVCSDSTFQGKREDGSGKAILNLLKEHDVETVKSEILPDEPEQIRNTILEWSKLGLDLIVTTGGTGLGPRDNTPEAIKEILEQEIPGIAEAMRSFGQDRTPFAMLSRSIAGRIGKTLIVSVPGSTNGATESLQAILPAVFHAKKMMRGEGH, from the coding sequence ATGAACGATATTACCGGAAAGAAGACAACTCTTAGAACTGCCCAAGCAGAAGGTTTTGTATTCTGCAAACCGGAAACCATAATTAGGATCAAAGAAAATACTCTTCCCAAGGGAGATCTTTTCGGAGTGGCAAAGGCAGCCGCACTTCTTGGTTCTAAAAAGACTTCTGAACTAATACCTCATTGTCATCCTGTTTCCATAGATTCTTTCCAAATTGAATTCGAAGTTATTTCCGACAAAAACGCTGTCCGCATTTTAACCACTGCCAAATCCATCGGAAAAACGGGCATAGAGATGGAAGCTCTGACAGGTGTAAGCGTAGCTTCATTAGTGATTTATGATTTACTAAAACCTATAGATAAAGAATTAGAAATTTCTTCTATTCGCCTTTTAGAAAAGAAGGGTGGAAAAACGGATTCACAGATCACAAAATTTGCAGCAGGCTCCAAAGCTGGCATTCTGGTTTGTTCTGATTCCACTTTCCAAGGAAAAAGAGAAGATGGTTCCGGAAAAGCTATTTTAAATCTATTAAAGGAACATGATGTAGAAACTGTTAAATCAGAAATTCTTCCTGATGAGCCTGAACAAATACGAAATACAATATTAGAATGGTCTAAACTAGGCTTAGATCTTATCGTTACCACTGGTGGAACGGGACTTGGGCCCAGAGATAATACTCCTGAAGCAATAAAAGAAATTTTAGAGCAGGAAATTCCTGGAATTGCAGAAGCAATGAGATCTTTCGGACAAGACAGAACTCCATTTGCAATGTTATCTAGATCCATCGCAGGCAGAATTGGCAAAACACTAATAGTGTCCGTTCCGGGAAGTACGAATGGTGCTACTGAAAGTTTACAAGCAATTCTTCCCGCAGTATTCCATGCAAAAAAAATGATGAGAGGAGAAGGACATTGA
- the cobA gene encoding uroporphyrinogen-III C-methyltransferase: protein MNSAAGKVYLVGAGPGNPDLLTVRAVKLLRKADVVLYDDLVSAGVLKYCKKSAVLEYVGKRIGQHSCLQTEINQKLGEYAKQYSNIVRLKGGDPSIYGRAGEEIEHLASLGIECEILAGVTTASGAASSLGIPLTHREYAREILFLSGHKKTGKNPESFEDLNLEGKTVLVYMGLNSLESIRENLLESGNSGSTPMAFIENATLPNQRLILANIDTCLEKAEEFQIKTPALLIFGEIVNFYTELQRLKEEGKISYC from the coding sequence ATGAATTCTGCCGCAGGAAAAGTATATCTAGTAGGTGCTGGTCCAGGAAATCCGGACCTTCTCACTGTTCGAGCAGTAAAACTATTAAGAAAAGCAGATGTAGTTCTATACGATGATCTTGTTTCTGCAGGAGTTTTAAAATACTGTAAAAAGTCTGCAGTCTTGGAATACGTAGGAAAAAGGATCGGACAACATAGCTGCCTTCAAACAGAGATTAATCAAAAATTAGGAGAATATGCTAAACAATATTCTAATATAGTTCGTTTGAAAGGTGGCGATCCTTCTATTTACGGAAGAGCTGGAGAAGAAATAGAACATCTCGCTTCTTTAGGAATTGAATGTGAAATTTTAGCTGGAGTCACAACTGCTTCCGGAGCAGCCTCCAGTTTAGGAATTCCACTCACTCATAGAGAATACGCGAGAGAGATACTTTTTTTATCCGGACATAAAAAGACCGGTAAAAATCCAGAAAGTTTCGAAGACCTAAACTTGGAAGGTAAAACCGTTTTGGTTTATATGGGGCTGAATAGTTTGGAAAGTATTCGGGAGAATTTATTAGAATCCGGAAACTCTGGCTCCACTCCTATGGCGTTCATAGAAAATGCCACTCTTCCCAACCAAAGATTGATCTTAGCGAATATAGATACCTGTTTGGAAAAGGCAGAAGAATTCCAGATCAAGACTCCCGCGTTGTTGATCTTCGGGGAAATCGTAAATTTCTACACCGAGCTGCAACGGTTAAAAGAAGAAGGTAAGATCTCCTACTGTTAG
- the nirD gene encoding nitrite reductase small subunit NirD, whose product MNTTTKEPVWIPVSTVSEFPEDGGVCAKVYGEQIAIFHFSSRNEWFACENKCPHTGDMVLARGMIGDSQGEPKVACPMHKKSFSLRTGACISGEEYSIKTFPVHIEDGTVYIGIESPGTQG is encoded by the coding sequence ATGAATACAACTACAAAAGAACCTGTTTGGATACCCGTTAGTACAGTTAGTGAATTTCCGGAAGACGGAGGAGTCTGCGCTAAAGTTTACGGAGAACAAATCGCGATCTTTCATTTCAGTTCTAGAAACGAATGGTTTGCATGCGAGAACAAATGTCCTCATACAGGAGACATGGTTTTAGCAAGAGGAATGATTGGTGATTCTCAAGGAGAACCTAAGGTTGCATGCCCAATGCATAAAAAATCTTTCTCTCTTAGAACCGGTGCTTGTATCAGCGGAGAAGAATATTCTATAAAAACATTTCCTGTTCATATCGAGGACGGGACAGTTTATATCGGGATCGAAAGTCCAGGAACTCAGGGTTGA